In Nocardia sputorum, a single genomic region encodes these proteins:
- a CDS encoding alpha/beta hydrolase, whose amino-acid sequence MPVPPLDPDVAARIAALGLIPSMRSRGIEAVRAGVEAMPAPESMPAMAQIEDVTISGPYGPLDLRVYRPTVDSAAPAMVYLHGGGLAMGSNRSFEPLARNLAMSSGATVVAVDYRLAPEWPAPVQVEEAYAAAVWVAEHARDLRVDADRLAVAGDSAGGGLAAGVTLLARDRGGPALFAQVLLYPGLDRDMGAASVVAMPNAPMLLREDITYLHELAETGAPTPPDCYRIPAYATDLSGLPQAIVVTAEGDPIRDWGERYAARLRDARVQTTLTRYPGVLHGFLMRAENSARAMLAIAEIGALLRAKFGHVLPWSETRGD is encoded by the coding sequence GTGCCCGTTCCCCCGTTGGATCCCGACGTCGCGGCACGCATCGCGGCGCTCGGGTTGATACCGTCGATGCGTTCCCGCGGCATCGAGGCGGTCCGCGCGGGCGTCGAGGCCATGCCGGCGCCGGAGTCGATGCCCGCGATGGCCCAGATCGAGGACGTCACCATCTCGGGGCCCTACGGTCCGCTCGACCTGCGGGTCTATCGGCCGACGGTCGACTCCGCCGCGCCGGCGATGGTGTATCTGCACGGCGGCGGACTCGCCATGGGCTCGAACCGATCGTTCGAACCACTGGCACGGAACCTCGCGATGTCCAGCGGTGCGACGGTCGTCGCGGTGGACTACCGGCTGGCACCCGAGTGGCCGGCCCCGGTGCAGGTGGAGGAGGCCTACGCGGCTGCCGTGTGGGTGGCTGAGCACGCTCGTGACCTGCGTGTCGACGCCGACCGCCTCGCGGTGGCCGGGGACAGCGCCGGGGGCGGTCTCGCCGCCGGAGTGACCCTGCTGGCCCGCGACCGTGGCGGCCCGGCACTGTTCGCCCAGGTACTGCTGTATCCAGGGTTGGATCGCGACATGGGGGCGGCGTCGGTGGTGGCGATGCCCAACGCGCCGATGCTGCTCCGCGAGGACATCACGTACCTGCACGAGCTCGCCGAGACCGGCGCCCCCACGCCACCGGACTGCTACCGGATTCCCGCTTACGCAACGGACCTCTCCGGTCTGCCGCAGGCGATCGTGGTGACCGCCGAGGGCGACCCGATCCGGGACTGGGGCGAGCGCTACGCCGCGCGGCTGCGCGATGCCCGCGTGCAGACCACGCTCACGCGGTATCCCGGTGTGCTGCACGGCTTCCTGATGCGGGCGGAGAACTCGGCCCGAGCGATGCTCGCGATCGCCGAGATCGGGGCTCTGCTACGTGCCAAATTCGGCCATGTACTGCCGTGGTCGGAGACCCGAGGAGACTGA
- a CDS encoding ferredoxin--NADP reductase — protein MSTDTSAGLEALADSVTITPESRGRRVRVLEVVEETADARSFVVEPLDGTDTGYQAGQFLTVRVPDVGTGSARCYSLSSSPDSDAAMKFTVKRVEGGHGSNWLCDTVSAGDELEVLPPAGTFTPASLDQPVVLVAGGSGITPVIAIAKSILFAGSGDVVLIYANRDQDSVIFGRELRELEQRFADRFSVIHVLESVQGYPTRRTLSLLLRPFLDRSVYICGPTPLMDLTTEVCAAEGFPASRVHSERFLSLQSDPFTARTADTGPDAGGEVVAQVRVRIDGAEHEVPWTAGRKLLDALLDAGVEAPYSCREGACSACVCSLTEGRVNLARNDILTEDDLAEGYILACQAEPVSDEIAIEY, from the coding sequence ATGTCCACGGATACGAGTGCCGGTCTGGAGGCCCTCGCGGACTCGGTGACGATCACGCCGGAATCGCGCGGCCGTCGGGTCCGGGTGCTCGAGGTCGTCGAGGAGACGGCCGACGCGCGGTCCTTCGTCGTGGAGCCGCTCGACGGAACGGACACCGGCTACCAGGCCGGGCAATTCCTCACCGTCCGGGTGCCCGACGTCGGCACCGGCTCGGCACGGTGCTACTCGCTGTCGAGTTCACCAGACAGCGACGCGGCCATGAAGTTCACCGTCAAGCGGGTCGAGGGTGGCCACGGCTCCAACTGGCTGTGCGACACCGTCTCGGCCGGCGACGAGTTGGAGGTGCTGCCGCCCGCGGGCACCTTCACCCCTGCCTCGCTGGACCAACCGGTGGTGCTGGTCGCCGGTGGCAGCGGCATCACCCCGGTGATCGCGATCGCCAAGTCGATCCTGTTCGCCGGCAGCGGCGACGTGGTGCTGATCTACGCCAACCGGGACCAGGACTCGGTCATCTTCGGCCGCGAACTGCGAGAGCTGGAGCAGCGGTTCGCCGACCGGTTCTCGGTGATCCACGTGCTGGAGTCCGTACAGGGGTATCCGACTCGGCGCACCCTGTCGCTGCTCCTGCGTCCCTTCCTCGACCGCTCGGTCTACATCTGCGGGCCGACGCCGCTGATGGATCTCACCACCGAGGTGTGCGCGGCCGAAGGCTTCCCGGCTTCCCGGGTGCACTCGGAGCGGTTCCTCTCACTGCAGAGCGACCCGTTCACCGCCCGAACTGCCGACACCGGTCCGGACGCGGGGGGTGAGGTGGTCGCCCAGGTTCGGGTGCGCATCGACGGTGCCGAGCATGAGGTGCCATGGACGGCGGGACGCAAGTTGCTCGACGCTCTGCTCGACGCCGGCGTGGAAGCACCGTACTCGTGCCGGGAGGGCGCGTGCAGCGCCTGTGTCTGCTCACTCACCGAGGGCCGGGTGAATCTGGCCCGCAACGACATCCTGACCGAAGACGACCTCGCCGAGGGTTACATTCTGGCCTGCCAGGCGGAACCGGTGAGCGACGAGATCGCGATCGAGTACTGA
- a CDS encoding IclR family transcriptional regulator yields the protein MRTSSPAGVPVSVVERIALVLETFNGAGPLTLAQVTSRTGLPRSSAHRLLEQLATAGWLARSPEQTYELGVKAYELGQAALNQNRLLQGARPVMQAFAHRTGLTIQLAVVDHGDTVYLAKFNGRASGPTPTAVGQRVPAHLTAVGKVQLAITETTRNPHVAHGLVRTDAGELVRRTTQSIASDAQLEDEFAVIRDRGAAFDRGEAFSGLGCVGVSIGPPDHLYGNLAGLSICAPVTALDYRKLVGPVRVAAREIWDRCTAAELAAHP from the coding sequence GTGAGAACATCAAGTCCCGCGGGCGTGCCGGTCTCGGTCGTCGAGCGGATCGCGCTGGTATTGGAGACGTTCAACGGCGCGGGCCCGTTGACCCTCGCCCAGGTGACTTCCCGAACCGGTCTGCCCCGCTCGTCCGCGCATCGCCTGCTCGAGCAGCTCGCCACCGCCGGGTGGCTCGCTCGCTCCCCGGAGCAGACCTATGAACTCGGCGTCAAGGCTTACGAGCTGGGCCAGGCCGCGCTGAATCAGAACCGGCTGCTGCAGGGAGCGCGGCCGGTCATGCAGGCATTCGCGCACCGGACCGGCCTCACGATCCAGCTCGCCGTGGTCGACCACGGCGATACGGTCTACCTCGCCAAGTTCAACGGTCGCGCCTCCGGCCCGACTCCCACTGCCGTGGGGCAGCGAGTGCCCGCGCACCTGACCGCCGTCGGCAAGGTTCAGCTGGCGATCACCGAGACGACCCGCAATCCGCACGTCGCGCATGGGCTCGTGCGCACCGACGCCGGTGAGCTGGTCCGGCGAACGACGCAGAGCATCGCCTCCGACGCCCAGCTCGAGGACGAGTTCGCCGTCATCAGGGACCGGGGGGCTGCCTTCGATCGCGGGGAGGCGTTCTCCGGCCTCGGTTGCGTCGGCGTCTCCATCGGCCCACCGGACCACCTTTACGGCAACCTCGCCGGTCTCTCCATCTGCGCGCCGGTCACCGCGCTCGACTACCGCAAACTGGTCGGACCCGTCCGCGTAGCCGCCCGCGAGATCTGGGATCGCTGCACAGCCGCGGAGCTTGCCGCCCACCCGTAG
- a CDS encoding VOC family protein gives MTEIKGLGYVRVLATDMERWRELGFEVLGFAPGFGPEEDALHFRMDERPARITVERGDVDRVTAVGWEVRDGLALRRLAEHLRSAGFETTPMSQELADRRKVEAGFSMKDPGGTPLEFFHGPVLEHSPVLTKYGQRFVTGQQGMGHVVMPTTNFDESFAFYNETLGFLSRGAFRMPSPPEAPPLRIRFMGVNQRHHSLAIMPSLEGRDPGLIHVMVEVDELDAVGRAYDQVLARDFPVSSTLGRHTNDKMISFYVRVPGGWDIEYGYGGKLVDESYYTAEEITADSYWGHEWMWMREMKEAQKAAAAADTGESVGA, from the coding sequence ATGACCGAAATCAAGGGGCTCGGCTACGTCCGGGTTCTCGCCACCGATATGGAGCGCTGGCGCGAACTCGGTTTCGAGGTATTGGGATTCGCGCCGGGCTTCGGTCCGGAAGAGGATGCCCTGCACTTCCGGATGGACGAGCGGCCGGCCCGCATCACCGTCGAACGCGGTGACGTCGACCGGGTTACCGCCGTCGGCTGGGAGGTTCGCGACGGCCTCGCGCTGCGCCGGCTGGCCGAGCATCTGCGGTCCGCCGGATTCGAGACCACCCCGATGTCACAGGAGTTGGCCGACCGGCGCAAGGTCGAGGCCGGGTTCAGCATGAAGGATCCCGGCGGCACCCCGCTCGAGTTCTTCCACGGCCCGGTGCTCGAGCACAGCCCGGTGCTCACCAAGTATGGTCAGCGTTTCGTCACAGGACAGCAAGGCATGGGCCATGTGGTGATGCCGACGACCAACTTCGACGAGTCCTTCGCCTTCTACAACGAGACGCTGGGCTTCCTGTCTCGTGGCGCGTTCCGGATGCCCTCGCCGCCGGAGGCCCCGCCATTGCGGATCCGGTTCATGGGTGTCAATCAGCGCCACCACAGCTTGGCGATCATGCCGAGCCTGGAAGGCCGCGATCCGGGCCTGATCCACGTGATGGTCGAGGTCGACGAACTCGACGCGGTCGGCCGCGCCTACGACCAGGTGCTGGCCCGGGACTTCCCGGTCTCCTCCACGCTGGGCAGGCACACCAACGACAAGATGATCTCCTTCTACGTCCGGGTGCCCGGCGGCTGGGACATCGAGTACGGCTACGGCGGCAAGCTCGTCGACGAGAGCTACTACACCGCCGAAGAGATCACCGCGGACAGCTACTGGGGTCACGAGTGGATGTGGATGCGGGAGATGAAGGAAGCGCAGAAGGCCGCGGCGGCCGCGGACACGGGGGAGTCGGTCGGCGCGTGA
- a CDS encoding Rieske 2Fe-2S domain-containing protein — MTATPATGDRVRVIDTGLPPERYARGWHCLGLVRDFADRKPHQISAFGTELVVFAGEDGKINVLNAFCPHMGGNLAHGTVKGDTIACPFHDWRWRGDGKCAAIPYARRVPPLARTKAWPTMEISGQLFVWNDPQGRKPPAELTIPEIPTYGDPGWTDWVWNSILVEDSHCREIVDNVVDMAHFFYVHYGMPTYFRNVFEGHTATQLMRSRPRADAVGVSTNTTDLSTESRSDATYYGPSYMVDKLWSAQYADRDEPNIYLINCHYPITPTSFRLQYGVLVEKPAGMDDEAANAMAAAVGRGIAIGFEQDVEIWKNKARIDNPLLCEEDGPVYQLRRWYEQFYVDVEDVKPQMVNRFEFEIDTERALQNWQAEVDANLAAGRSAIAPNLAANREAASTGS; from the coding sequence GTGACTGCCACCCCTGCAACCGGAGACCGGGTCCGTGTCATCGACACCGGCTTGCCACCCGAGCGGTACGCCCGTGGCTGGCATTGCCTGGGCCTGGTTCGCGACTTCGCCGACCGAAAGCCCCACCAGATCTCCGCTTTCGGCACCGAGCTCGTCGTATTCGCCGGGGAGGACGGAAAGATCAACGTGCTCAACGCCTTCTGCCCCCATATGGGCGGCAACCTGGCGCACGGCACCGTGAAAGGCGACACGATCGCATGCCCTTTCCACGACTGGCGCTGGCGCGGTGACGGCAAGTGTGCGGCAATCCCGTACGCCCGGCGGGTGCCGCCGCTGGCCCGCACCAAAGCATGGCCGACGATGGAGATCAGCGGGCAGCTGTTCGTCTGGAACGACCCGCAAGGCCGCAAGCCCCCGGCCGAGCTGACGATCCCGGAGATCCCCACCTACGGTGACCCGGGCTGGACCGATTGGGTGTGGAACTCGATCCTGGTGGAGGACTCGCACTGCCGGGAGATCGTCGACAACGTCGTGGACATGGCGCACTTCTTCTACGTGCACTACGGCATGCCGACCTATTTCCGCAACGTTTTCGAAGGGCACACCGCCACCCAACTCATGCGCTCACGGCCGCGTGCCGACGCGGTGGGGGTCAGCACGAACACCACCGACCTGAGCACCGAGAGCCGTTCCGACGCCACCTATTACGGTCCTTCCTACATGGTGGACAAGTTGTGGAGCGCCCAGTACGCCGACCGCGACGAGCCGAACATCTACCTGATCAACTGCCACTACCCGATCACCCCGACGTCGTTTCGGCTCCAGTACGGCGTGCTGGTGGAGAAGCCTGCCGGGATGGACGACGAGGCCGCCAACGCGATGGCCGCCGCTGTCGGCCGGGGTATTGCCATCGGTTTCGAGCAGGATGTCGAGATCTGGAAGAACAAGGCGCGCATCGACAATCCGCTGCTGTGCGAAGAGGATGGCCCGGTCTATCAGCTGCGCCGCTGGTACGAGCAGTTCTACGTCGACGTCGAAGACGTCAAGCCCCAGATGGTCAACCGGTTCGAGTTCGAAATCGACACCGAACGCGCCCTGCAGAACTGGCAGGCCGAGGTGGACGCCAACCTGGCCGCGGGCCGCAGCGCTATCGCCCCCAACCTGGCGGCGAACCGCGAGGCCGCTTCCACCGGTTCCTGA
- a CDS encoding FAD-dependent oxidoreductase translates to MTWGSTYDVVVVGSGAAALAGALAATHRGLSTCVFEKTDRFGGTSAYSGGSVWIPGNHVLARQGVEDSVEKGLAYFSALVGDRTRPEVQRAYLQTGPVVADFLENTIGIPLEHRPFPDYFDAPGRSANGRSIFAHPISAEEVGDRLGDIRPMVPVDQFGIQMDRSVLDGGQAWIARMLLALDSSGHAELKLRTRVTGLVQDEEGRVTGVVVTGPDSTESRIRARAGVLLAAGGFERSAQLRAKWQDMPSADWTSSHPDTGSGDALSLVESVGAATDLLDQSWWCPATLFPNGHAAFTLGLRAGIVVDGTGQRFANEMLPYDRMGRAMRERMRQGHGDVFWYIFDNRTGDELPAICAPTPNREELSAAGLWHTAGDIAELASAIGVDTDRLTATVRRFNDFAERGRDQDFGRGEDPFGRFFVGAASPEQCLQPLNGSRLHAVRLVLGDLGTKGGAVIDHVGAVERPDGTVIPGLYAAGNSAASVAGPVYPGPGVPLGSGMVMAYRAVSDMAGKFSGADATAS, encoded by the coding sequence ATGACCTGGGGCAGTACCTATGACGTTGTAGTGGTGGGCTCGGGCGCCGCCGCCCTGGCCGGAGCGCTGGCCGCGACCCATCGCGGTCTGTCCACCTGCGTATTCGAGAAGACCGATCGTTTTGGCGGCACGTCGGCGTATTCCGGTGGCAGCGTGTGGATTCCGGGCAACCACGTGCTGGCCCGGCAAGGCGTCGAGGACTCCGTCGAGAAGGGCCTGGCCTACTTCTCGGCCCTGGTCGGTGACCGCACCCGGCCCGAGGTGCAGCGCGCCTACCTGCAGACCGGCCCGGTCGTCGCCGACTTCCTGGAGAACACGATCGGCATCCCGCTCGAGCACCGCCCTTTCCCGGACTACTTCGACGCGCCGGGGCGCAGCGCCAACGGCCGCAGCATCTTCGCGCACCCGATCTCGGCGGAGGAGGTCGGTGACCGGCTCGGCGACATCCGGCCGATGGTGCCCGTCGACCAGTTCGGCATCCAGATGGACCGGTCTGTGCTCGACGGCGGCCAGGCCTGGATCGCCAGGATGCTGCTCGCCCTCGACAGTTCCGGCCACGCCGAGCTGAAGCTGCGCACCCGCGTCACCGGACTGGTGCAGGACGAGGAAGGCCGGGTCACCGGCGTCGTCGTCACCGGCCCGGACAGCACCGAATCCCGCATCCGGGCACGTGCCGGGGTGCTGCTGGCCGCGGGCGGTTTCGAGCGGTCGGCGCAGCTGCGCGCGAAGTGGCAAGACATGCCCAGCGCCGACTGGACCTCCTCGCACCCCGACACCGGCTCCGGCGACGCTCTTTCGCTGGTCGAATCCGTCGGTGCAGCAACAGATCTGCTGGACCAGTCGTGGTGGTGCCCGGCCACCCTGTTCCCGAACGGGCACGCCGCCTTCACCCTCGGCCTGCGGGCCGGCATCGTCGTCGACGGCACCGGACAGCGTTTCGCCAACGAGATGCTGCCCTACGACCGGATGGGCCGCGCCATGCGCGAACGGATGCGGCAGGGCCACGGCGACGTATTCTGGTACATCTTCGACAACCGGACCGGTGACGAATTGCCCGCCATCTGCGCTCCCACGCCGAACCGGGAGGAATTGTCGGCCGCAGGCCTGTGGCACACCGCCGGCGACATCGCGGAACTGGCCTCCGCGATCGGCGTCGATACTGATCGGCTGACCGCGACCGTGCGCCGCTTCAACGACTTCGCCGAACGCGGGCGCGACCAAGACTTCGGCCGCGGCGAGGATCCGTTCGGCCGCTTCTTCGTAGGTGCCGCGTCGCCGGAACAATGCCTGCAGCCGCTGAACGGATCCCGTCTCCACGCGGTGCGCCTGGTCCTCGGCGATCTGGGCACCAAGGGCGGCGCGGTGATCGACCACGTCGGCGCCGTTGAGCGTCCCGACGGGACCGTGATCCCCGGTCTCTACGCCGCGGGCAACTCCGCGGCCTCGGTGGCCGGGCCGGTGTATCCGGGCCCGGGCGTGCCGCTGGGCTCCGGCATGGTCATGGCCTACCGCGCCGTATCCGACATGGCCGGCAAGTTCAGCGGCGCCGACGCCACCGCTTCCTGA
- a CDS encoding acyl-CoA dehydrogenase family protein, which translates to MSYTVLDNIVAIADEIRAAAEESDSLGRLTDGMAAQLKEAGLIRLLQRKKYNGYEAHPREFAETVMKTASIYGSAGWVGGIVGVHPWQLAFADPKVQDEVLGADGDTWQASPYMPGGVAVPADGGYVMNGRWQFSSGTDHCDWIFLGAMVGGPDGKPLMPPQGLHVILPRSDYEIVADSWDVVGLRGTGSKDIVVKNAFIPSYRVMDSAKVMDGTAAKEYGVTETLYKMPWSTMFPLGITSATIGICEGVLAAGIAYQRNRVGATGTVVKDDPYVLHALGESASEIDAARQQLLANVDRIYDSVDRGEEIDFETRARVRRDQARAAWRAVRAADEIFDRAGGNALRMDNPLQRFWRDAHAGLHHAIHVTSTTYHAAALASLGVEVPPGPLRVMI; encoded by the coding sequence ATGTCCTACACCGTCCTCGACAACATCGTCGCCATCGCCGACGAGATCCGCGCCGCCGCGGAGGAATCCGATTCGCTGGGCAGGCTGACCGACGGCATGGCCGCCCAGCTCAAGGAAGCCGGCCTCATCCGGCTGCTGCAGCGCAAGAAGTACAACGGTTACGAGGCACATCCGCGCGAGTTCGCCGAGACCGTCATGAAGACCGCGAGCATCTACGGCTCGGCGGGCTGGGTCGGCGGCATCGTCGGGGTGCACCCCTGGCAGCTTGCCTTCGCCGACCCGAAGGTGCAGGACGAGGTGCTCGGCGCGGACGGCGACACCTGGCAGGCCTCGCCCTACATGCCGGGCGGGGTCGCGGTGCCCGCCGACGGCGGCTACGTGATGAACGGGCGCTGGCAGTTCTCCTCGGGCACCGACCACTGTGACTGGATCTTCCTCGGCGCCATGGTCGGCGGCCCGGACGGCAAGCCGCTGATGCCGCCGCAGGGCCTGCATGTCATCCTGCCCCGTTCGGATTACGAGATCGTGGCGGATTCCTGGGATGTGGTCGGGCTGCGCGGCACCGGCAGCAAGGACATCGTCGTGAAAAACGCCTTCATCCCGAGTTACCGGGTGATGGACTCGGCGAAGGTCATGGACGGCACCGCGGCCAAGGAGTACGGCGTCACCGAGACGCTGTACAAGATGCCCTGGTCGACCATGTTCCCGCTGGGCATCACCTCGGCGACCATCGGCATCTGCGAGGGCGTGCTCGCCGCCGGAATCGCCTACCAGCGCAACCGCGTCGGCGCCACCGGCACGGTCGTCAAGGACGATCCGTACGTGCTGCACGCGCTGGGTGAGTCCGCCTCGGAGATCGACGCCGCCCGTCAGCAGTTGCTCGCCAACGTCGACCGCATCTACGACAGTGTCGACCGGGGCGAGGAGATCGACTTCGAGACCCGCGCCCGGGTGCGCCGGGACCAGGCGCGTGCGGCGTGGCGCGCGGTCCGCGCCGCCGACGAGATCTTCGACCGGGCCGGTGGCAACGCGCTGCGTATGGACAACCCGCTGCAACGGTTCTGGCGCGACGCCCACGCGGGCCTGCACCACGCCATTCACGTCACGAGCACCACCTACCACGCCGCTGCCCTGGCGTCGCTGGGCGTGGAGGTCCCGCCGGGACCGCTGCGCGTGATGATCTGA